In a single window of the Gemmatimonadota bacterium genome:
- a CDS encoding DUF6265 family protein, which yields MLVTSLLLGTLVHSARAQGSADVARLGWIAGCWEQRSGTRVSHEQWMAPLGGMMMGMNRTVAGNVVRSWEQLRIEVLNGKAAYVSQPSGQTLASFPATYVSDTMAVFENPQHDFPTKIIYRKAGADSLRARIEGPQGGTTRGIDFPMKRVRCGT from the coding sequence ATGCTCGTAACATCCCTGCTCCTCGGCACCCTGGTCCACTCCGCTCGTGCCCAGGGGAGCGCGGATGTCGCCCGCCTCGGCTGGATCGCGGGCTGCTGGGAACAGCGCTCTGGCACGCGCGTCTCCCACGAACAGTGGATGGCACCGCTCGGCGGCATGATGATGGGGATGAATCGCACGGTCGCCGGCAATGTGGTCCGCTCCTGGGAACAGCTGCGAATCGAGGTACTCAACGGCAAGGCCGCGTATGTGTCGCAGCCCTCGGGGCAGACGCTTGCGTCCTTTCCCGCAACGTACGTGAGCGACACGATGGCGGTGTTCGAGAACCCGCAGCACGACTTCCCCACGAAGATCATCTACCGGAAGGCGGGCGCAGACTCGTTGCGCGCCCGCATCGAGGGCCCGCAAGGCGGCACCACGCGCGGCATCGATTTCCCGATGAAGCGAGTGCGCTGCGGCACCTAG
- the bla gene encoding subclass B3 metallo-beta-lactamase has translation MEPVDAFKLLQQATLGSEHAVRDPLEPARWMTREWASLGDGPAEPLVDTLGANGAFARIHLRPWRATGRAPSEVVTAFVATARTATADTTALRCAIRAVVALAHDGQVRWDADSVTAQGRRWEAAHFPAVDHSPRFEAAYRPAYRVVSLPLVATLLTPPTPYPPALCANCATWNIPTAPFKLTGNSWYVGTRGLSAILITGPAGHILIDGGLPESASQILANVKQLGFNVSDIKLILNSHAHSDHAGGIAAIQRVSGASVAASAASAAVLRRGLPNPDDPQFGTALPYPPVTEVRTFADGDTLRVGTLEIIAHATPGHTPGGTSWSWRSCEGAICRDLVYADSETPVSADDFHFTNNTSYPEALADFERGFRVLERLRCDVLITPHPSASMLWERVAGNRLVDAEACRRYVVTARAAVAKRIATERGN, from the coding sequence ATGGAACCGGTCGATGCGTTCAAGCTCCTGCAGCAGGCCACGCTGGGGAGTGAACACGCGGTGCGTGACCCGCTCGAGCCAGCCCGCTGGATGACGCGCGAATGGGCCTCGCTCGGCGACGGCCCCGCGGAGCCGCTGGTCGATACACTTGGCGCGAATGGGGCGTTCGCCCGGATTCACCTGCGACCGTGGCGCGCCACCGGCAGAGCTCCCTCCGAGGTCGTGACGGCATTCGTCGCGACCGCGCGGACGGCGACGGCGGATACTACCGCGCTCCGCTGCGCGATTCGTGCGGTGGTCGCGCTGGCGCACGACGGCCAGGTCAGGTGGGATGCCGACAGCGTCACTGCGCAGGGACGGCGGTGGGAGGCGGCGCATTTCCCGGCGGTGGATCACTCCCCTCGATTCGAGGCGGCGTACCGTCCCGCCTATCGCGTGGTGTCACTGCCGCTGGTGGCCACGCTGCTGACTCCACCGACGCCATATCCACCCGCGCTCTGTGCCAATTGCGCCACCTGGAATATTCCGACCGCGCCGTTCAAGCTCACCGGCAACAGTTGGTACGTCGGCACTCGCGGGCTGAGTGCGATCCTGATCACGGGGCCGGCGGGACATATCCTGATCGATGGCGGGCTGCCGGAATCGGCGTCGCAGATTCTGGCAAACGTCAAACAGCTGGGTTTCAACGTGAGCGATATCAAGCTCATCCTGAATTCCCACGCGCACTCCGATCACGCGGGTGGCATCGCCGCAATTCAGCGCGTGTCGGGGGCTTCAGTAGCCGCGAGCGCGGCCTCCGCAGCTGTGCTCCGTCGGGGGCTGCCGAATCCGGACGATCCCCAGTTCGGAACAGCGTTGCCGTATCCGCCGGTGACTGAGGTTCGCACCTTTGCCGACGGCGATACGCTGCGCGTCGGGACCCTCGAGATCATCGCGCACGCCACTCCCGGGCACACGCCTGGAGGCACCAGCTGGTCGTGGCGCTCGTGTGAGGGAGCGATCTGCCGTGACCTTGTCTATGCCGACAGTGAAACACCGGTCTCGGCCGACGACTTTCACTTCACCAACAACACGAGCTATCCCGAGGCACTGGCGGATTTCGAGCGTGGGTTCCGGGTGCTCGAACGGTTGCGGTGCGACGTCCTGATCACGCCGCATCCCTCGGCGTCGATGCTCTGGGAGCGTGTTGCTGGCAACCGGCTGGTGGACGCCGAGGCCTGTCGACGGTATGTAGTCACGGCCCGCGCTGCCGTCGCCAAACGCATCGCAACCGAGCGCGGCAACTAG
- a CDS encoding AraC family transcriptional regulator, with the protein MMEYQEFLPSPVPRSFVRCYWQLRGESVGESADPALPDGSPELIFNLGDSFDHLEPDGRTVRQPAAFLVGQITRPMLVRATGRSDLIAVRFEPYGAAILHDCMAELTDQWVGINSLRDGVLLPVAEQLAAADSASERVAILDAAITTLATDAPMPDARVVAAVRAIFLAHGNLRCDELALAQGLTLRSLQRLFAREVGVSPKLLTRIARFQRVFAARRDDPGSFARVAAQCGYADQSHLVRDFHDFAGMPPAELLAALPELTGFWLNQ; encoded by the coding sequence ATGATGGAGTATCAGGAGTTCCTGCCCAGTCCGGTACCGCGGTCGTTCGTTCGCTGCTACTGGCAGCTGCGGGGCGAGAGTGTCGGCGAGAGTGCCGATCCGGCCCTCCCTGATGGCTCGCCCGAGTTGATCTTCAATCTCGGCGATTCGTTCGACCACCTTGAGCCGGATGGACGAACTGTCCGCCAGCCGGCGGCGTTCCTGGTGGGGCAGATCACCCGACCGATGCTGGTGCGTGCTACCGGACGGAGCGACCTCATCGCGGTGCGCTTCGAGCCCTATGGTGCGGCCATACTGCACGACTGCATGGCGGAGCTGACCGACCAGTGGGTGGGAATCAATTCCCTGCGCGATGGCGTACTGCTCCCGGTCGCCGAGCAGCTGGCCGCCGCCGATTCCGCGAGCGAACGTGTGGCGATACTGGATGCGGCGATCACGACCCTCGCGACAGATGCCCCGATGCCGGATGCCCGGGTCGTTGCCGCTGTCCGCGCGATATTCCTGGCGCACGGCAATCTCCGCTGCGACGAACTGGCGCTTGCGCAGGGCCTGACGCTCCGTTCGTTGCAGCGCCTCTTCGCGCGTGAGGTGGGGGTCAGTCCCAAGCTGCTGACACGGATCGCGCGATTCCAGCGCGTCTTCGCCGCTCGTCGCGACGACCCGGGGAGCTTCGCCCGGGTGGCAGCGCAGTGCGGCTATGCTGATCAGTCGCACCTGGTCCGCGATTTCCACGATTTTGCGGGGATGCCCCCGGCCGAATTACTGGCGGCCCTGCCGGAGCTTACCGGATTCTGGCTCAACCAATGA
- a CDS encoding RidA family protein, with product MSRIEERLLALGLVLPAPLTPPPGVVLPFEMVRIVGQRAIISGHGPQNPDGSIAEPLGKVGHDLTLEQGQHAARLVALSLLGSLQRALGDLDRITAWTRLLGMVNSAPGFTSQPLVINGCSDLILELFGPVIGAHARSAVGMAELPFRIPVEIEGEVEFR from the coding sequence GTGAGCCGTATCGAGGAACGCCTGCTCGCCCTGGGGCTGGTGCTCCCGGCGCCGCTCACGCCACCTCCCGGGGTGGTCCTGCCATTCGAGATGGTGCGAATTGTCGGCCAGCGCGCGATCATCTCCGGTCACGGTCCCCAGAATCCCGATGGCTCGATCGCGGAACCACTGGGGAAAGTCGGCCACGATCTCACCCTCGAACAGGGACAGCACGCGGCGCGCCTCGTCGCACTCTCCCTGCTGGGCTCGCTGCAGCGTGCGCTTGGTGATCTCGACCGCATCACCGCCTGGACGCGACTCCTCGGTATGGTCAACTCGGCCCCCGGGTTTACGTCACAGCCGCTCGTGATCAACGGTTGCTCCGATCTCATTCTTGAACTCTTCGGGCCGGTGATTGGCGCCCACGCGCGCAGTGCAGTCGGGATGGCCGAGCTGCCGTTCCGGATTCCGGTCGAAATCGAAGGCGAGGTCGAGTTCCGGTGA
- a CDS encoding sigma-70 family RNA polymerase sigma factor, translating to MELLRELAPQVLGVVARRHGDFAAAEDAVQEALIAAASQWPVAGVPDNPRGWLYHVAMRRLADQLRSESSRRRREGIVAREQAALEPFAPPPDESLGVEQDDTLILLFMSCHPALSSSSAIALTLRAVGGLTTAEIAKAFLVPEATMAQRISRAKQSIRLSGAGFSLPTDGERAARLGAVLHVLYLLFSEGYSSSIGAELQRTDLSNEAIRLTRALHQLLPDDAEVAGMLALMLLTDARRAARTGPLGELIPLDVQDRALWNRAQIAEGSALVTTAFARGQVGPYQLQAAIALLHDEAERVEVTDWPQILALYTVLMRLADNPMVALNRAIALAMVEGVAAGLQELDEVAGDPRVAGHYRLDAVRGHLLERAGDVAGAVDCYRRAAERTTSLPEREYLQTKAASLNGRG from the coding sequence ATGGAACTCCTGCGGGAGCTTGCACCGCAGGTGCTTGGTGTGGTGGCCCGCCGTCACGGCGACTTCGCGGCGGCGGAGGATGCCGTGCAGGAGGCACTCATTGCAGCTGCGTCGCAGTGGCCGGTGGCCGGAGTCCCCGACAATCCCCGCGGCTGGCTCTACCACGTCGCGATGCGACGACTCGCGGATCAGCTGCGGAGCGAGTCGTCACGTCGACGGCGGGAGGGGATTGTCGCGCGCGAGCAGGCCGCGCTCGAGCCGTTTGCGCCGCCGCCAGACGAGAGTCTTGGCGTCGAGCAGGACGACACCCTGATTCTGCTCTTCATGAGCTGTCATCCGGCGCTCTCATCGTCGTCGGCTATCGCGCTTACCCTGCGGGCCGTGGGCGGGCTGACGACCGCCGAAATTGCCAAGGCGTTCCTCGTGCCCGAAGCGACGATGGCCCAACGGATTTCCCGCGCCAAGCAGAGCATCCGGCTCTCGGGCGCGGGCTTTTCGTTGCCGACGGATGGCGAACGCGCCGCCCGACTCGGCGCCGTGCTGCACGTGCTCTATCTGCTCTTCAGCGAGGGATACAGCAGCAGCATCGGGGCGGAGCTGCAGCGAACGGACCTTTCCAATGAAGCGATCCGGCTGACGCGGGCGCTGCACCAGCTGCTGCCCGATGATGCCGAGGTTGCCGGAATGCTGGCGTTGATGCTGCTCACCGATGCGCGGCGTGCAGCGCGCACCGGACCACTCGGCGAACTGATTCCGCTCGACGTACAGGATCGGGCGCTCTGGAATCGGGCGCAGATTGCCGAGGGCAGTGCGCTGGTCACGACGGCGTTTGCGCGGGGGCAGGTCGGGCCATATCAGCTGCAGGCCGCGATTGCCCTGCTCCACGACGAGGCGGAGCGGGTCGAGGTCACCGACTGGCCCCAGATCCTCGCGCTCTACACCGTGCTGATGCGACTGGCCGACAATCCGATGGTCGCGCTGAATCGCGCGATCGCGCTCGCGATGGTGGAGGGTGTCGCGGCAGGGCTGCAAGAACTCGATGAGGTCGCAGGCGACCCACGCGTGGCGGGGCACTATCGCCTCGACGCCGTCCGGGGCCATCTGCTCGAGCGCGCCGGGGACGTGGCCGGAGCGGTAGACTGCTACCGCAGGGCGGCCGAGCGCACCACGAGTCTACCGGAGAGGGAGTACCTTCAAACCAAGGCTGCGAGCCTGAACGGGCGCGGCTGA
- a CDS encoding YciI family protein — protein sequence MRFMLMMNAPKGGTEGWHINNWSPEDFKAHIAFMMSFNKTLTAAGEMIAGEGLASPAEARVIRAASDGSPITDGVFPESKEYLAGFWIVEVDTPERAWQLAAQISAAPGPGGAPLNMAVEVRQVMSGPPTDA from the coding sequence ATGCGGTTCATGCTGATGATGAATGCCCCCAAGGGGGGCACCGAGGGATGGCATATCAACAACTGGTCGCCCGAAGACTTCAAGGCCCACATCGCCTTCATGATGTCGTTCAACAAGACACTGACGGCCGCCGGCGAAATGATCGCTGGGGAAGGGCTGGCCTCACCCGCGGAGGCCAGGGTGATTCGCGCGGCGAGCGATGGTTCCCCGATTACCGATGGGGTCTTTCCGGAATCGAAGGAATACCTCGCTGGTTTCTGGATCGTTGAGGTCGACACCCCCGAGCGGGCGTGGCAACTGGCGGCGCAGATCTCGGCGGCCCCTGGCCCAGGCGGCGCTCCGTTGAACATGGCCGTCGAAGTGCGCCAGGTCATGAGCGGTCCGCCCACGGACGCCTGA
- a CDS encoding PhzF family phenazine biosynthesis isomerase: MTAPSGQLFRLAAFTTTPSGGNPAGVWVGDLLPEPEEMLRIAREVGYSETAFVAPTTGSERIIRYYSALAEVTFCGHATIATGVVLGELSGDGRYLLSTMAGDVPVVVQSLGHQREASLTSVEPSHLPAPDELVDEVLATLGWTSDELDTDLPPARAYAGAYHLIIAADTKARLDDLEYDFDGLKAIMERENLTTLQVVWRESADCFHARNPFPVGGVVEDPATGAAAAALGGYLRDAGLVRAPARISIRQGEAMGRPSLLAVEIPEHGGIIVTGTAVHL, encoded by the coding sequence GTGACGGCACCGTCCGGACAGCTCTTCCGTCTCGCGGCCTTCACGACGACGCCGTCTGGCGGCAACCCGGCCGGCGTCTGGGTCGGCGACCTGCTCCCCGAGCCGGAGGAAATGCTACGCATCGCCCGCGAGGTCGGCTATTCCGAGACGGCGTTCGTCGCACCAACCACCGGGAGCGAGCGCATCATCCGGTATTATTCCGCGCTTGCCGAGGTGACCTTCTGTGGCCACGCAACAATTGCGACCGGGGTTGTTCTGGGCGAGCTGTCCGGCGATGGTCGCTACCTGCTGAGCACGATGGCCGGTGATGTGCCAGTCGTTGTGCAGAGTCTCGGCCACCAACGCGAAGCGTCCTTGACCTCGGTCGAGCCGAGTCACCTGCCGGCGCCGGATGAACTGGTGGACGAGGTGCTCGCGACGCTCGGCTGGACCAGCGACGAACTCGACACCGATCTCCCGCCGGCGCGGGCGTACGCCGGCGCCTACCACCTGATCATCGCTGCCGACACAAAGGCCCGCCTCGACGATCTCGAGTACGACTTCGACGGACTCAAGGCGATCATGGAACGCGAGAACCTCACGACTCTTCAAGTGGTGTGGCGCGAGAGTGCCGACTGCTTCCACGCCCGCAACCCCTTTCCCGTCGGTGGGGTCGTGGAGGATCCGGCTACCGGCGCCGCCGCCGCGGCGCTCGGCGGATATCTCCGGGATGCCGGGCTCGTGCGCGCTCCGGCGAGAATCAGCATCCGGCAGGGAGAGGCGATGGGTCGACCGAGCCTGCTCGCGGTCGAGATTCCGGAGCACGGTGGCATCATCGTGACCGGCACGGCTGTGCACCTCTGA
- a CDS encoding SH3 domain-containing protein, with protein MSSLLVLALCAGTARLLPQEARTTERVRLRAGPTLDDSILKVLAKNAHVSLLSTEVAAAGFFHVALPSGDEGWVHGHYLVLSDPDEPALDFHPADGSTGHPLCGGEKYYRWAAKVDHSDVTEPPTHTTVTTMLGWPGAEIGRDLGSLCADRGGRELRAYEVTGWVRRVKKHEEDGDWHIEFTATKSAAVGNCIIAEIPDPEHGGEYADARAALEVLLDASNLASNGDVTPAVRVRFVGAAFYDGWHRNSNDHGRCNSSPGARWELHPVFTVTEP; from the coding sequence GTGTCATCGCTGCTCGTGCTGGCACTCTGCGCCGGCACAGCACGGCTTCTGCCACAGGAGGCTCGCACCACCGAGCGCGTGCGCCTCCGTGCCGGCCCGACGCTCGACGACAGCATCCTCAAAGTGCTCGCGAAGAACGCCCACGTGTCGCTCCTCTCGACCGAGGTCGCTGCCGCCGGCTTCTTTCACGTGGCGCTTCCCTCGGGCGATGAAGGTTGGGTGCACGGTCACTATCTCGTCCTGAGTGACCCCGATGAACCAGCGCTCGATTTTCACCCCGCCGACGGATCCACCGGACATCCGCTCTGCGGCGGCGAGAAGTACTACCGCTGGGCCGCGAAGGTCGATCATTCCGATGTCACCGAGCCTCCGACTCACACCACTGTGACGACGATGCTCGGCTGGCCTGGTGCGGAGATCGGTCGCGATCTCGGGTCGTTGTGCGCGGATCGTGGTGGCAGGGAACTGCGCGCCTACGAGGTGACGGGCTGGGTTCGCCGCGTCAAGAAACACGAGGAGGACGGCGACTGGCACATCGAGTTTACCGCGACGAAGAGTGCGGCGGTCGGGAATTGCATCATCGCCGAGATTCCCGATCCCGAGCACGGTGGCGAATACGCCGACGCGCGGGCAGCGCTCGAGGTCTTGCTCGATGCCTCGAATCTGGCGTCGAACGGCGATGTCACTCCTGCCGTGAGGGTGAGGTTCGTCGGTGCCGCGTTCTACGATGGCTGGCACCGCAACTCCAACGACCATGGCCGATGCAACTCGAGCCCCGGGGCGCGCTGGGAGTTGCATCCGGTGTTCACGGTAACGGAGCCGTAA
- a CDS encoding DUF4440 domain-containing protein, whose translation MRLIPGSLFLVASLAACAAPAPGPAAGTGAAAVDTIAIKQQTHDAYINAINSNNIDSLGAMLAEDVVFMTGNLPPVVGKAAAMAWVGGYLKAYKTHWDKPSQEFKVAGDWAIERYNYKSVDTPIAGGTPMEDTGWGLILYHHDADGKWRVSRDAWGVDHPLATSK comes from the coding sequence ATGCGCCTTATCCCTGGTTCGCTTTTCCTCGTTGCTTCCCTGGCCGCCTGCGCCGCACCGGCCCCCGGGCCGGCTGCCGGCACTGGCGCGGCTGCCGTCGATACGATCGCCATCAAGCAGCAGACGCACGACGCCTACATCAACGCGATCAACTCGAACAACATCGACTCGCTCGGCGCGATGCTGGCCGAGGATGTGGTGTTCATGACCGGAAACCTGCCGCCAGTGGTCGGCAAGGCGGCCGCGATGGCCTGGGTCGGTGGCTATCTCAAGGCGTACAAGACGCACTGGGACAAGCCGTCGCAGGAGTTCAAGGTCGCTGGCGACTGGGCCATCGAGCGCTACAACTACAAGTCGGTGGATACCCCGATTGCCGGTGGCACGCCGATGGAAGACACCGGCTGGGGCCTCATCCTCTACCACCACGATGCCGACGGAAAGTGGCGCGTCTCTCGCGATGCCTGGGGCGTCGACCATCCACTGGCCACCAGCAAGTAA
- a CDS encoding DinB family protein, which yields MQLHERLIAEFTQEVGSTKRVLERVPEEKLSWKPHPKSMSLGQLAMHVANVPGGVATLASQLVAEVPVVPLHEATSREELFAVLEQSAATAINFLNEWGDAGLDAEWRMTMNGQTLLTMPRYQMIRSIMLNHWYHHRGELIVYLRLLDVPVPGIYGPSADENPFAS from the coding sequence ATGCAATTGCACGAACGACTGATTGCCGAATTCACCCAGGAAGTCGGCTCCACGAAGCGGGTGCTCGAGCGGGTGCCCGAAGAGAAACTCAGCTGGAAGCCACACCCGAAGTCGATGTCGCTGGGACAGCTCGCAATGCACGTTGCCAATGTTCCGGGTGGCGTGGCTACGCTGGCGAGTCAGCTGGTGGCGGAGGTGCCGGTGGTCCCGCTGCACGAGGCCACCTCGCGCGAAGAGTTGTTTGCGGTACTGGAGCAGAGTGCGGCCACGGCCATCAATTTCCTGAATGAGTGGGGTGATGCCGGGCTCGATGCCGAGTGGCGAATGACGATGAACGGCCAGACGCTGCTCACGATGCCGCGCTATCAGATGATCCGGTCGATCATGCTGAATCACTGGTATCATCATCGTGGCGAATTGATTGTCTACCTCCGGCTGCTCGATGTGCCGGTCCCGGGGATCTATGGGCCGAGCGCCGATGAGAATCCGTTTGCGAGTTAG
- a CDS encoding MATE family efflux transporter — translation MTEPAASAVAPALAVPSAAAVPTARPDRKFDRSIIEGPLPAAIWKLAWPAMITNIIGGMQGMIDHILVGHYVGYQGNAAIGVSNQIFIMVVSFIMSLFTGMSVLVARFAGANDHLNADRTVYQAFLTAILLSLGVLAPLGYFLSPVLLNFVNAAPGVQALALPYLRIMFVYSMGMLLFYMLGGALRSAGDARTPMILGISMTIGNIILNIILIQGWGPIPAYGVKGSAMGTAIASGLVGAYGIWKLYHGGWVVSFPKGMGYRPDWAIIRELFRFGLPAGFQGIAMNIGGVLMLGFIGSLAASAAAQAAYAVSYSQLFSFITWTSVGLMGAAAAVAGQNLGAHQPDRAAAGVKVAARFGAMGAGTIGLAFLLIPRQLLGIFGMNDPEAVEIGVHLLRVLSVSGIFISTALAYTGGLQGTGDTRSPFYISVVSQIIIPLGICFTVRHFTTLQPMHIWIAILTGHFTRSMLGMWRFNQGKWRTIAVKV, via the coding sequence GTGACTGAACCCGCTGCTTCCGCCGTCGCCCCAGCGCTCGCCGTTCCGTCGGCCGCGGCCGTACCCACGGCGCGACCCGACCGGAAGTTCGATCGGTCGATCATCGAAGGGCCACTCCCCGCGGCGATCTGGAAGCTGGCGTGGCCAGCGATGATCACCAACATCATCGGCGGGATGCAGGGGATGATCGACCATATCCTGGTCGGCCACTATGTCGGGTACCAGGGCAATGCGGCCATCGGTGTCTCGAACCAGATCTTCATCATGGTCGTCTCGTTCATCATGTCGCTCTTCACCGGAATGAGCGTGCTGGTCGCGCGCTTTGCTGGCGCCAACGATCATCTCAATGCCGATCGCACCGTCTATCAGGCCTTCCTCACGGCGATCCTGCTCTCCCTGGGCGTACTGGCGCCGCTGGGGTACTTCCTGTCACCCGTGTTGCTCAACTTCGTGAATGCTGCACCGGGCGTGCAGGCGCTTGCGCTGCCGTACCTCCGGATCATGTTCGTCTACAGTATGGGGATGCTGCTCTTCTACATGCTCGGTGGCGCGCTGCGTAGCGCCGGCGACGCGCGGACCCCAATGATCCTTGGCATCTCAATGACAATCGGGAACATCATTCTCAACATCATCCTGATTCAAGGCTGGGGTCCCATCCCCGCGTACGGCGTGAAGGGTTCGGCGATGGGAACCGCAATCGCCTCGGGCCTCGTGGGTGCGTACGGCATCTGGAAGCTCTACCACGGCGGCTGGGTGGTGTCGTTTCCGAAGGGGATGGGGTATCGCCCTGACTGGGCCATCATTCGCGAGCTCTTCCGCTTCGGGCTGCCGGCAGGATTTCAGGGCATTGCGATGAACATCGGCGGTGTTCTGATGCTCGGCTTCATCGGCTCGTTGGCTGCGAGTGCTGCAGCCCAGGCTGCGTATGCCGTGTCGTATTCGCAGCTCTTCTCCTTTATCACCTGGACGTCTGTCGGACTGATGGGTGCGGCCGCGGCCGTGGCGGGCCAGAATCTCGGTGCCCACCAGCCCGATCGTGCTGCCGCCGGCGTCAAGGTTGCCGCCCGCTTCGGTGCCATGGGCGCCGGCACCATCGGGCTGGCCTTCCTGCTGATTCCACGACAGCTGCTCGGCATCTTCGGAATGAATGATCCCGAGGCGGTCGAGATCGGTGTACATCTGCTGCGGGTGCTCTCGGTCAGCGGCATCTTCATTTCAACGGCGCTCGCCTACACGGGCGGCTTGCAAGGGACGGGCGACACCCGAAGCCCGTTCTATATCTCCGTTGTGTCGCAGATCATCATCCCCCTCGGCATCTGCTTCACGGTGCGCCACTTCACCACGCTGCAGCCGATGCACATCTGGATCGCGATCCTCACCGGGCACTTCACTCGCTCGATGCTCGGGATGTGGCGCTTCAACCAGGGGAAGTGGCGCACGATCGCGGTGAAGGTCTGA
- a CDS encoding pyridoxal-phosphate dependent enzyme: MSHALPAVRPISLDEILAARDRIAGTVFRTPLVPLDLGPGFPEILVKLETLQPINSYKLRGAANAVALLSPAERDRGVWTVSAGNAGQGVAWAARAAGIPCTVVAVESAPVAKLDRMRELGARVVPVPFDVAWQAMEEHQFEGIAGTFIHPFDHHDFIAGHGTIALEILEDAPDIATVIAPIGGGGLIAGIGSVLKTLRPEIALVGSEPETGSPAALTAATGIPQPFPGWRASFVDGAGGKSMLPRMWQRIAPLVNQYVVVTLEETRAAMRLLASRARVVSEGAGALALAAALTGKAGNGPIAVIVSGGNIDLEKFATLISAGSNS, translated from the coding sequence GTGAGCCACGCGCTCCCCGCCGTGCGACCGATTTCGCTGGATGAGATCCTTGCCGCCCGCGACCGGATCGCCGGCACCGTTTTCCGGACGCCGCTGGTGCCACTCGATCTCGGCCCCGGCTTCCCCGAGATCCTCGTGAAGCTCGAGACGTTGCAACCGATCAACTCCTACAAGCTGCGCGGCGCCGCAAATGCGGTGGCCCTCCTCTCTCCGGCGGAGCGAGATCGCGGTGTCTGGACGGTGAGTGCCGGGAACGCGGGGCAGGGAGTCGCCTGGGCGGCGCGTGCCGCCGGAATTCCCTGCACCGTGGTCGCAGTCGAGTCGGCACCGGTGGCGAAGCTCGACCGGATGCGGGAGCTGGGCGCCCGGGTCGTACCGGTGCCGTTTGATGTCGCGTGGCAGGCGATGGAAGAGCACCAGTTCGAGGGGATCGCGGGCACCTTCATCCATCCCTTCGATCATCACGACTTCATCGCCGGGCACGGGACGATCGCCCTCGAAATTCTCGAGGATGCGCCCGATATCGCGACCGTGATCGCACCGATCGGTGGTGGCGGACTCATCGCCGGGATCGGCAGCGTCCTCAAGACGCTGCGACCGGAGATCGCCCTGGTCGGTTCGGAGCCGGAGACCGGATCTCCCGCCGCGCTCACCGCAGCCACCGGGATACCCCAGCCATTTCCCGGCTGGCGCGCATCATTCGTGGATGGCGCGGGAGGGAAGTCAATGCTGCCGCGGATGTGGCAGCGGATCGCGCCGCTGGTCAATCAGTATGTGGTGGTCACGCTCGAAGAGACGCGCGCAGCGATGCGCCTCCTGGCATCGCGCGCACGCGTGGTCTCCGAGGGAGCGGGCGCACTCGCCCTTGCCGCCGCGCTCACCGGGAAGGCGGGCAACGGGCCGATCGCCGTGATTGTCTCAGGCGGCAATATCGACCTGGAAAAGTTCGCCACCCTCATCAGCGCCGGGAGTAACTCGTGA
- a CDS encoding alpha/beta hydrolase-fold protein, producing MQSARSAFRAAGCLAVALTSTLAAQAPAMPAHSTFTILSHAVGETRTINVYTPPGYDAGKQTRYAVLYMPDGGVAEDFPHVVISVDSLIRHRKIPPTLVVGIENTQRRRDMTGPTTVTSDSAIAPRVGGSAAFRSFIRDELIPEVKHRYRTTDETAIVGESLAGLFIVETFLYEPSLFRRYIAISPSVWWNRDELVGTAEARLAVGGMQGRRLYLTAANEQGISTGTATIAALLKAKPPTGLIWWYVPRPDLEHGTIYLGQGPAALARALR from the coding sequence ATGCAATCCGCACGCTCGGCATTCCGGGCGGCCGGGTGCCTCGCTGTCGCCCTGACTTCGACGCTGGCCGCTCAAGCGCCCGCGATGCCCGCGCACAGTACCTTTACAATCCTCTCGCATGCGGTGGGGGAAACGCGCACGATCAATGTCTATACCCCGCCTGGCTATGACGCAGGGAAGCAGACCCGATACGCGGTCCTCTACATGCCCGACGGCGGAGTCGCCGAAGATTTCCCTCACGTGGTGATCTCGGTCGACTCGCTGATTCGGCATCGGAAAATTCCGCCGACGCTCGTGGTCGGAATCGAGAACACGCAGCGTCGTCGTGACATGACCGGACCGACCACGGTGACCAGCGACAGTGCGATTGCCCCGCGCGTGGGTGGCTCCGCCGCCTTCCGGAGCTTCATTCGTGATGAGCTGATTCCTGAAGTGAAGCATCGGTATCGCACCACCGACGAGACCGCGATTGTGGGCGAGTCGCTCGCCGGACTGTTCATTGTCGAGACCTTCCTGTACGAGCCGTCACTCTTCCGCCGCTATATCGCGATCTCGCCAAGCGTCTGGTGGAACCGCGATGAACTGGTCGGAACCGCCGAAGCGCGTCTCGCCGTGGGCGGAATGCAGGGGCGGCGCCTCTATCTCACGGCTGCCAACGAACAGGGGATCTCGACCGGCACCGCAACAATCGCGGCGCTGCTCAAGGCGAAGCCACCCACCGGACTCATCTGGTGGTACGTACCGCGCCCCGATCTCGAGCATGGCACCATCTATCTGGGCCAGGGGCCAGCAGCGCTGGCGAGGGCGCTGCGGTAG